The window TTGACATTCAGAATGCGAGACAGTCCCTTTAAGTGGGATTTTTGGCTCATTTTAGTTCATTCCTGAGccagaaaagagagagaaaagagaggaaagaaagaggaggagaaaaagaaggaagaaaagagagttTCAAAGTTTAAGGATTGTTGCACGATTGAGAGGAACACGCCTTGGGTTGTTAGAGACCTAAAAGCGAGTTCAAGAAGGGTTTTTTCGGTTAACAAAGGTAAGCCCtaggtttcttttttattcctttgGGTGTCTAGTGTTGTTTTGATTTATTAGAAAGCTCCACGTTAGTGTTGTGATTCAATTAAAATGAATTTCATTGAAAAAGGATAAGATCCCACAAAGTTATTGAAGAAAAAGCAgtaaaaaccctagtttaggGTATAGGTTATCCCAGTTTGGATTACTGATTCAACCTATAGGCCGACCGGTGGTACCTAGATGCCAATAGGGAATATGAGTGGTGGGGGAAACCTTAACCACTATTACAAGAGTATAAAAAGAGAAGTTTAATGATTATGAAATGTCACTTATGGGTCTAGATTGATCCGAAGGGCGACATGGGTATGTCAGATTTACTGTTGAGAATAGTAGACACATAgcattagggctgcaacaggatcgggttgggtagggctttttaaaaccctagcccaaccctgagtccccttagctgggcccagaccCACCTTGACCTactcagggcctaaaaaccCTGCCCCTAACgggccaagcccaacccaagcccgccttgattggccttgattgggctgggcttggccctaaccctgaccctggcCCTAATAAGCAAGCCATGACCACGAATGCTTTCACATAAGGAGGTAGCACTCTCTCATTTTATGATATAAACTTTTCATTATCAAATAACAACATGCATTACCTGTTTAGGTTGTTATGCACTTATGCTTCAATAGTTCATAGGAAATACAAAATAGGCCATAGAAATGtataccaaaaaacaaaaataataagggAAAGAAATGATAGTGAGTGCCACGAAACGACTCAGTGAGTGCCAGGCCCTATAAGGATGATGGTAAATACCAAAAGGACATGGACTGTGGACTGGCCAGTTGGCAAACATGAAAAGTTAGTCCTTCACACAGGAAAAATATAGACCTCTGCTAATTGgaatagaaaaacaaattcAATGAAAGTAAACCAAACTCCAACTACTAATACTTTTATAACTATAACTACAACAataaaaagatgaaaatttcagcataaaaacactcaaaaaatgttgttgttgttgttaaatGAATGATCAACATAATAGCAAATACTAACAATGACAATCGCTTCAACTGCAAATTTTATCCCATTACTCACCACAAAGCAAATTAATATCAAACCTACTTGTCCACAGTTTCtttcagggtcaaaatcagggtctagATTAGGGCCATAATCAGGGCCAAGATCAGGACCAAAATTAGGGCCAAGATTAGGGCCAAGATCAGGAccaaaaatcagggccaaaatcaaggTCGGGCTCACcagaggtctcaaccctgacccgactcAACCTTAACTCAGGGCCATGAATTTTTggccctaacccaccctcagggcaAAAATCTTTAGCTCAGatcctgttcgggctcagggcaggccaGAGCGGGTTATGGCCGACAGGGcaaaacttgcacccctacataGCATAGTAAAGAATCAAATAGGTGAGGGGAATTCTATCATACTTTTGCATGTTTTCCCAGTAATGTTCATAGTATCATGCCTATGAGATTCTTAATGTATTTATATAGAAATAAAATGATGTGTATTTTGAATTGGTAAGCATAATGAGACATGGTAATAAAGGAACAGTAAAGCACAATAAATGACTGAAACCGAAGGTTGCTAATGCCAGTTTCAACAAAAGGGATGAGAGGGATAGTATAAGATCCATCAATGTCCACTCCACAACAGGAGGGATAGTAGGGTTCCATCAATGTCCAGCTCACCTTGGAGTTGTGACAAGTCTTGTGAACCAAAAATGGAGGTTAGTAAAGAAAGTAAGGGAGTACCAGTGCTCGAGTAAGTAAAGTAAAGAATAATAAAGGAGCACTAGAGGTTCAAGAAAAAGTAAAGAACAAAACAGCAAGACCATGTGATTGCCAACCCTTTCCAGTGGGGGTTTAGGTACTGGATGAGGTATATATAAGTCTTCCTTCCAACATATGACAGCGATACGTAACAGTATGCTGAAGGCGTGTGAGGACGATATGTAAATGGTAAACTGATAACGAGACAGAGACCTCATAGTTATGAGATACAGAGTGGCAAGTCATTGAGATAGTTGGCCATACTTAGAAATAAAGTAAAAGACCAGTTAAGCAAAAAACAAGTGTGCATTGTTTTAAATGCCAAGCATGATAGTTATATGATTAGATATCATATTTCAGATTTACAGTATTATAGTAGCATGTTCATAGCATGATTTGCCAGCATAGCATGATTGTTTACATTCATTAGCATGATATGAACTGTGTTCTTTCTAACTAAGTTAGTTAGCTCACCCCACAGTTATGATTGTTTTTATAAAGCATGTGTATGTGGAGTGCAAGTGTGCCGATTGCACAAGGAGAGCTAGGAGAAAGACATCAGACCATGTGAGTAGTTGATCAAAGAGATCACAGAGTTGATATATTTTGGTGTAGATATACACTTTTGAGATATACATGTGGTAGACAGTACTTTGATGTAGTACATAGATACAGGTTAAAAAATGTAATAATAGATCAATATTTATCATGTCAGATGGCAGATTGTAGATGCCCAAAGTTTATAGATGCTTCAGTTATGTTTTGAGTATTTTAGTTTCAATATCGTGATGTCTTTGATATTATCTGATAGATGTTATGTTTTCACACATAGAAAGTGACAGGACTGAATGACCAGCCGCTACTTAATGGCGGCCCGTGATGGCCTACACCATATCCTTAACCTAaatttgggggcgttacagtaGGAAGTAGTGGGAGATAGGGTCAATCGGTGGCTACAGCTCTCCGGTGGAGAGTGAGTTGGAAGAGGTGAGTGAGCTCCACAGTGTTTTTAGAAACATGGATGACTACGGTAAGGAGTAGAGTAAGGGCAAAATTGCAATTCTACACTCTCAAGCGTAGAATGGTCATAAaattagggaagcagttttctgtgcGGGAGTGTgccctacgccagcactcccatgtgtctatctctctcctccttaaaataaggggacaaagatgtcttttcacatggggaggacagagatagactcatgggagtgctggcgtaggccacactcccggacagagaactttttccctaaaaattattaaaagttCCTACCATTAGCAACAAACAGATTTTCCTAACGACCTGGGTTTTAAGTGTTAATTAGGTTGAAAAGCAGGGGATATGTTTGTAATTATAAGAAACACAGGGGGACAGTGTAATTTAGGCGCATAACCATGGTTCTAGTGCTTGAGGAAAAATTAAGATTTACTTAAAATgttaagggaagcagttttctgtacgggagtgtggcctacaccagccctctcatgtgtctatctctctcctctttaaaacaagagagcagaagtgtcttttcacatggggaagagagatatagactcatgggagtgtgggactgagaactttttcccataagtTATGCGCTGCCGTGAGTTTTAAATTTGTTTGAAAAAGAACAATTTTTAATAAGAAACCCTTGTATCGCTCTCTACTTCTCTTATCTCAGTTCGTCTGTACCGTGTTCTTCTGTGTCTCAACGTCAACTGATGCAGTAActatttattcttcttcttctcttccgtTACCCGCCATGGAAGTAGCCACCATGTCTTCGCGCTTTTCGCTCGACACTCGATTGTTATCAACTCCGAATTCAAGAACTAGAAACTCAAAACATATCTTGAATCCCTCTGCTAGTGTTTCTGTGAAAGCTTCTCTAACCAGCAACCTAATTGCTCCATTTGTTGGTGGGAGTGTCACTGGCGATTTCGGCGGTCAAAAATTTCGTCCTTCGTCTCTCAATCCGTCATCCATCTCGTCCGGTTCCCGCGGCAAGAGAGGTGTCGTCACCATGGTACATTCCTTGGCGCCCGAAATGCTTTCTTGGCTGCATTTTTTCTTATTACTCTTGGATTCCGAATGACGGAGAGAGTATAATTAGACAGTCATGGAGTTTACTTAATGTTTGATCTTTCTGTTCAAGTATTTAGGATCTTATTTCATTGAGAACCGACTAAAGACTGAAATTTTTAGGATACAGACAGagaaaatattgcattttgcaCTCTCGACCTACATTTTGGTTGCCCGATGTGATATTGAGCTTAGGTGTAACTGTAGGGAGCCTTTTCCTGGTGAAAGTGTAAAATTCGTTTGGGTGGCTAGGAGCCCAGGATCCCCCAATGTATTTGGGTTGCCCTTTGCTGAAACCTATAGGATTGTGGAAATTATTGTTCTTCTCACAGATTCATTGGCTAACTTACACAAGATTATTGTTTATCCCAGTTCATGTTTTGAGGTTGTATCAATTACTGAACCATTCTGCTTTTTTTCACACTGAGTTGAAGTTCTACCGTCTGCACTGAATTTAAGTACAACATGGCATGCATATAGTAGTGGGTATGTCCTTCCTATATCCACTTGCAAAACATGATGATCTCATATTCATATTTATTGATTTTCCTAATCCTCattatccaaaaagaaaaaagtgtaTAGGTGAACTAGTACTCCTTTGTAGCTCAGGTTATATCTGAATTTTAAAATCCCCCTTACTTTTAGGTAATCATATTGATAGCAAgatttaaagtttaaactgaaaagatttggttcttctaaCATTCCAAATACAAAGTTTGCTTGGTCCTTGATACACTTAAGATGTGTTTAGTTGCCACCAAAAGGATCAATCCTATACGTTGAAGATGACATCATAATCAAATTGATTTAAGGTTCAGGACACCAAATTGCTTATTGGTTGTTACTTGGAAATAGGGGCAGTAGTACCATCTGTTCTTACTTTTACTtatgtttttttgttaaaatggGCATCTTTTGGATGAATGGAACTGTTAATGTGGGGGCATGAATTACTTTGCGTTTGTCCTATTCTAAGGTATGTTTTCGATGATGAACCTTAAAAAACTGACTTTCAAGGGTTCAGTCTCTTGCTATTTCTTGCTACCATTCATCGACATACTAAACTAAAAGTATCTATTTCTTAATATTATCAAAGTGATCTGTTTTagtgattttctttttatatatttcccatgtctctctttttttctcatttaGAATGTCTTAATGTTTTGTATGTCTATGGTACGATTAGATTGGTCAGGTCAATGTTGCTATACATTTTGTTGTTTGCTCCTTATTGAAGTTATGTATCATTTCCTCTCACACCCTGATGTTGTTACTTGTTGCATGTAATATATTGAATGTTGCTTCATTTTCTAATTGGCATTTCCTTTGGTTTTCTACTGCCTCCATGGGCATTGATATTTTAACAGGTCATTCCTTTTTTGAGAGGAAATGCATGGGAGCAACCTCCTCCAGATCTAGCATCATACTTGTACAAGAATCGAATTGTATATTTGGGCATGTCTCTTGTTCCTTCCGTCACAGAGTTGATCCTAGCTGAATTTTTGTACCTTCAGtatgaggatgctgagaagcCAATCTATCTATATATAAACTCCACTGGGACAACAAAGGTAAGCACTATTCTTTATTTTACCAAACTTGCTGGAAAGCACACATGAACACACGtagggagttttttttttctttctcttgagaacacacacacaaactctctctccccctccccctttctccTTTTAAGGTCACAAGTATTATCTAATTGTACGTGATTGATCCATAAGGTTGAGCCAATTGAAGCAATTACAACAATATGAAACCAGGAACAATCTTATCCATTAGAATGTGTGCACTCCATTAAGACTTTGTTAGACTTATTCCTGGTGCAAGTTTTGTGGTAAACTGGTAAAATCATTTCACTGTCTAGACATGCGTCTCTGTTTTCACTAATGACAATCCACCTAGATTCATGTTCGTACTGTTGGTAATTTGGTATGTAAAGTTGTATGATATCCTCCCCCTCCTCCAAAAGAgggaggtgggggtgggggagagaaaACATTTCCATATGTCTGATAGTTGTAACCATGGTTTCAACTCTGTTCATACAATTGAGAATTGATATCAAACCAATACGGTAATACACCCAATAAAatgcatacccagtgcatgaggctcccatcactgcggggtctggggagggtcataatgtacacagccttacccccgctttgcggagaggctaTTTCCCGACTCAAACCTGCGACCACTAGGTcccaatagagcaaccttaccgttgctcCGAGGTCCACCTTCTTTAATACACTCGATACACAGGGtgccaaaaccccaaaatcctagtttttgaaagaaaaattctTCCTATTCTAGTGATTAAACAAGCAAAAATTTGTACTTGTCAATGAA is drawn from Telopea speciosissima isolate NSW1024214 ecotype Mountain lineage chromosome 1, Tspe_v1, whole genome shotgun sequence and contains these coding sequences:
- the LOC122668105 gene encoding ATP-dependent Clp protease proteolytic subunit-related protein 4, chloroplastic isoform X2, which gives rise to MEVATMSSRFSLDTRLLSTPNSRTRNSKHILNPSASVSVKASLTSNLIAPFVGGSVTGDFGGQKFRPSSLNPSSISSGSRGKRGVVTMVIPFLRGNAWEQPPPDLASYLYKNRIVYLGMSLVPSVTELILAEFLYLQYEDAEKPIYLYINSTGTTKGGEKLGYETEAFAIYDVMRYVKPPIFTLCVGNAWGEAALLLASGAKGNRSALPSSTIMIKQPIARFQGQATDVDLARKEVKNVKKELVDLYSRHIGKSPEQIEEDIRRPKYFSPSEAVEYGIIDKVLYNERGSEDRGVVSDLKKAQLIS